The DNA sequence AATTGTAGAAACGAGCTGATGCACTGTTTCATATGTTTCTACATCCATCAGTTTCGGCACATGAACACTGCCAATTTCACATACAAGACCGAGGTCATTCCGCAGCAAATCGACAATCATCAGATTCTCTGCACGGTTTTTCTCACTGTTACGCAATTCTTCCAATAGTGCATGGTCAGATTCCATATCATCCCCGCGGCGAATCGTCCCTTTAATCGGCTTTGCTGTAACATTACGGTCACGTTCCACTTTGAGAAAACGTTCCGGTGAGGAAGACAGCACATGAACATCTTCAAGCGCTAAGTACGCTGAATATGGTGCCGGGTTCCGTCGGCGCAAATATCGGTAAAGCGCAAAAGGTTCAAGGCCTGTCCGTGCTGTAATTTCATTTGTCAGCGTAATTTCATAAGTCTCTCCGTCAATGATTTCCTTTCTTATCCGCTCAATATCTGCAACATACTCATCATGGTCGCGGAATAGATCAAAATCAATTTCTCTCACATCTTCTGCACCCTGGACAATCGGAGCTAAGCAATCCAGCTTTTGCAGAGCCTGATCCATTTCCAGTGACCAGCCTGTTTCATGGACTCCTTCAGGCAATAATTCAAGCAAATAAACTGTTTCGTCTTCATGGTCAAAGGCAATCATCCTGTCCGCCAGAATGAAGCACGCATCTGGCATCGAAGAATGGTGCGCATCATCTCCACCGCTTTCCGCCTTCAGTTCATAACCGAAGTAACCACAGAATCCACCATTGAAGTCAAAAGGAAGGTCATCGTTCATCGTACGCAATCTGTGGAGTTCTTTTTCCAAATAAGTGAAAATACTTTCGTTCCGCTTCTCTATCATTCCTTGCCGGTTCACTTCAAGCTCTTTTCCATCTAGTGAATAACGAATGATTTGACCATTCGGCCCATCTCCAGCACCGATGAATGAAAAACGCGCCATTCCAGGCTCTGCACGGCTACTGTCCAGCCAGAATGCGTATGGACGTTCAGCATACATAGCATGGAATACATCCTCAGGCATATGCCAATGATTCATTTTTTTTACATGGACACGCCAATCAGCGTTATTTTCAGAGCCGCTCTCTCCAACTCCATCAGATATCAACTCAGTATTTAAAGAATCCAAGCCTTTT is a window from the Aciduricibacillus chroicocephali genome containing:
- the pabB gene encoding aminodeoxychorismate synthase component I; its protein translation is MKTLLIDNYDSYTYNLFQILAGINGEPPTVIANDKLDWEALNEADFDNIVISPGPGHPGNEADFGVCARVLKDAKVPVLGVCLGHQGMAEVFGGKVIHAPEAIHGRRSKVKHADSDVFTGIPQDFRVVRYHSLVVDPGTLPAELEKTAWTEDGIIMGLKHRTRPIWGVQFHPESIETEFGVQILENFARLTRKIKGLDSLNTELISDGVGESGSENNADWRVHVKKMNHWHMPEDVFHAMYAERPYAFWLDSSRAEPGMARFSFIGAGDGPNGQIIRYSLDGKELEVNRQGMIEKRNESIFTYLEKELHRLRTMNDDLPFDFNGGFCGYFGYELKAESGGDDAHHSSMPDACFILADRMIAFDHEDETVYLLELLPEGVHETGWSLEMDQALQKLDCLAPIVQGAEDVREIDFDLFRDHDEYVADIERIRKEIIDGETYEITLTNEITARTGLEPFALYRYLRRRNPAPYSAYLALEDVHVLSSSPERFLKVERDRNVTAKPIKGTIRRGDDMESDHALLEELRNSEKNRAENLMIVDLLRNDLGLVCEIGSVHVPKLMDVETYETVHQLVSTIAGKLRKEISVAELVRSAFAGGSMTGAPKKRSMQIIDEVEGRPRGIYSGSIGFLGLNGTADLNIVIRTIVQQGNEISIGVGGAITMLSDAEEEYEEMLLKAEALIQAVSEAEAAMEKTRT